The Acidobacteriota bacterium region TGTGGAACTGGTTGTAGCGAAGGCCGGCCTGGGCCAGGTGCTCCGCGGTGGGCATGTGGATGGGCCCGCCGAAGGCGCTGGAATGGCCGAAGCCCATGTCGTCGACGAGGACGATGAGGATGTTGGGGGCGCCGGCGGGCGCCTTCACCTCGAAGCGGGACGGCGGCGGCGGTGCGTTGCGGACGTCCAGCACGTTGCTGAGCGGGACCTTGGGCTCGGGGATGGGCAGCGCCGTGCGGTCCATGCCGGTCTGGGCGACGCCCGAGGCGGCGCACGCCGTCCCCAGCGCGACGCGGAACACGTTTCGTGCGGCTGAATGAATCATTGGGTACCTCCATCAGGCGGGTTTCACCCGCTGGAAAATTCGAGCAGAATTCAGAATCCAGAATTCAGAATCCAGAAGGCGGATCCCGAAGGAATCGCCCGTGAATAGCCGGGGGCGCCGCGCCCCCGGGAGCGAACCCCCCCGTCCCTGCCGGAGGCCCGAAGGGAGTCCATCGCCCGGGGGGCGAGGGTACGGGCGGGGAGGTTCACTTCTTCCCTCCCGCCGGGAACAACAGGACCAGTTTGAGGCGCAGGAACCACTTCGACCCGCTGCTCTCCGGGGTCACGGCGTTGTAGAACACGGCCGCGCTCCCGTTCACCGGGACCTTGCCCAGTTTGAAGATCTTGCCGAAGCCGCCCCCGAAGGGCACCGTCCACTTCTCCCCCTCGGCGGCCTCCCAGTTGGCGGTGATGATGGGCGCGGAGGCCAGGTACCACCCGTCCTTCAGGTTGTAGTTGATGAAGTACTGGAACTGGAGCTGGTTGACGTCGGGACGCCCTTCCTGGCCGCCCACGGACCACAGGTTGCTCGCCAGCACGCCGATCACCCAGTGCCCCGACATCGTCAGGGCGACGACGGTGGGCCCCAGCCCCCACTTCCCCTGGGAGATCAGCGGGTCCGTGCCCGAGGGGAACTGAATGATGGGCCCGGCGCCCCAGATGAGCTTCCCCGGCCGGGCGGGCGACAGGAAGAAGCTGGTCTGGATGTCGCCCACCCCGCCGGTGCTGCCCGTGGGCGCCCAGACGTCCGGCTGGTACGTCACGGGGATGATGGTGCGGGTGATGAGGTTCCAGTTCTCGCTCAGCCGGAAGGGGATGACCGGCTGGAAGTTCATGTCGTACTGGGTCCGGTCGTACGGCCCCGCGCCGAAGTTGACGGTGTTCTGGAAGGGAAAGCTGATCATACCGGCCACGGGGTTCTGGGCTGCCCGGGCCAGCTCCGTCTTGTCCCCCTCCTGGGCCTGGGCGGCCCCGGCCAGGAAGAATAGAGCCAATGCCACGATTAAAAAGAAGCGATGAAATCGCATTCGACAGTCCCCTTGTTGATTAACTCTCTCTCAGAACCCGGTTTTCCCTGCGGAATATTCCAGATGTCTTTCGCATTCAATGGGGAGTCGGACCTTTGGCTGCGGGTAACCGATGTCCCCGTGGAATCGCCGAGCAGCGAGGCCCGAAGGGCCGGCGAGAAAATAGCCGGGGGCGAGTCCGCGAGCCCCCGGAACCGCGCCCCAAGATCCCTCCGGAGGCCCGAAGGGCCGGCGAGGGGGATCCGGCAAATAACCTCGACCGGCAGGCGAGAAAACCGCGCTCGCCAGAGGTGCCTCTGACCGGCCCTTCGGTCCTCCGGAGATTTTGGGACGGGCTCCGGACCGGGGGCTCGAGGACTCGCCCCCGGCTATTCTCTGGTCGGCCCTTCGGGCCTCAGGGCCTGGAGAACCAGGTCCCAAGGGGCGCCGGAGGTCTTTGTAATGTCCTGAATCCGTGCTCATCCGTGTTCATCCGTGGTTCATGAATGTCCTGTCTCCGTGTTCATCCGTGGTTCATGAGTGTCCTGAACCCATGCTAGAACCGGAACGCCATCCCCACCACCGGGCCCTGGCTGACCACGTCGTACTTGAACGCGTCCGCCGGCTGGACGAGGGCCCCGTCCACGTAGTTCTTCTCGTAGTTGGTGTACATCAGCCGGTAGCCGAGGCCCAGCCACGCCCGCTTCCCCACCCGGTACTGGAGGGTCGGGAAACAGTCCACGACGATCTTGGCGCCGGCCCCGAACCCGGCCAGGTTGAAGCCCAGGTTGAACAGGAGCTTCTCGCCGAGGGGCTGGTTCCAGTTGATGCCCACCAGGGGGTCCACCCACTGCTTCTTCATGCTCAGTTTGGTGTTGGCCGGGATGAGGGGGGGGCGCGCGTCGAAGAACAGGACGTCCCCCGTGATGACGTTCCACCGGACGCCGAACATCAGGTCCAGCCGCTCGTTCAGTTCCCGGATGCCCACGAAGCTGTAGGCGCCCTGGCTGGTGTCGAAGTTGGTGTGGGGGGTCTCCTGGTACGTGCCCAGGTTCATGTAGATGATGTCCGACGCGAAGCCCCACTTGCCCTTCTTGGCCTGGAAGTAGCCGTTGAACCCCATCTTCAGCTTGGAGAAGATGTCCGACGCCGACACGTCGATGGTCGTTTCGACGCCCCGGACGCCGACGGTGCCGTTCATGAACGCGCCCAGCAGGTACGGG contains the following coding sequences:
- a CDS encoding neuromedin U gives rise to the protein MALFFLAGAAQAQEGDKTELARAAQNPVAGMISFPFQNTVNFGAGPYDRTQYDMNFQPVIPFRLSENWNLITRTIIPVTYQPDVWAPTGSTGGVGDIQTSFFLSPARPGKLIWGAGPIIQFPSGTDPLISQGKWGLGPTVVALTMSGHWVIGVLASNLWSVGGQEGRPDVNQLQFQYFINYNLKDGWYLASAPIITANWEAAEGEKWTVPFGGGFGKIFKLGKVPVNGSAAVFYNAVTPESSGSKWFLRLKLVLLFPAGGKK